The Mesorhizobium sp. AR10 genome includes the window GCTTCCATGGTGGAGCGATGCCCCGCTTCTGGGTCCTTGAATCACCGAGGTGCCGGTAAGTTCCGTGTCGGAGCGCGGCATGGCTGCGATTGGTGCAATTGATGCTCCCGAGCGCCTTGACTCTCGCCAGCCGGGAGCCTATTTCACCGCCACGTTAGCACTCGCCAATGGTGAGTGCTAACCACATGTCCGGCGCCGCCGGACGGAGGAACTGTTCTCACCGTTCTCATCGAGGAAGAAAAAATGGCAAAGTCGAAGTTCCGCCCGCTTCATGACCGCGTGGTCGTTCGCCGGGTCGAATCCGAATCCAAGACCGCCGGCGGGATCATCATCCCGGATACGGCGAAGGAAAAGCCGCAGGAAGGCGAGATCATCGCCGTTGGTTCCGGCGCACGCGACGAAGCCGGCAAGCTCGTCCCGCTGGACGTCAAGGCTGGCGACCGCATCCTGTTCGGCAAGTGGTCGGGCACCGAAGTCAAGCTCAATGGCGAAGACCTTCTGATCATGAAGGAATCCGACATCATGGGCATCATCGGCTGAATCTCGGCCTCACCGTCAACTGAATTTTCGGGCTCAATCCGAGCCCCTGCCAGGAGCTAAAACATGGCTGCCAAAGACGTAAAATTCTCCCGCGACGCCCGCGAGCGCATGCTGCGCGG containing:
- the groES gene encoding co-chaperone GroES, with amino-acid sequence MAKSKFRPLHDRVVVRRVESESKTAGGIIIPDTAKEKPQEGEIIAVGSGARDEAGKLVPLDVKAGDRILFGKWSGTEVKLNGEDLLIMKESDIMGIIG